A stretch of Coccidioides posadasii str. Silveira chromosome 2, complete sequence DNA encodes these proteins:
- a CDS encoding uncharacterized protein (EggNog:ENOG410PN3N~COG:K~BUSCO:10025at33183) translates to MDRPAQDYAQSGLTSDPPNLAEQESEQSAADQTTAAAAAAAAAAVASPQYNTSQPENRAPAQYTAPAESRATGNISASNTPQPEYTLNQAAQAPPPPPPAATARPPAPYPDYLARQPQYHHAPNTQAGGAAGMAQATSPSMNLQDGQQNDHRNPTQIKSDTDVPIDPSIAAASPTYPPPYSPYQPQGHDMAQYQGHPPPQMYARPEWPHQYGQHQPGLPGPYSSPATTVGTASPVATAGPRPGQVYSFVPIPGSQQHKRPRRRYEEIERMYKCGWNGCEKAYGTLNHLNAHVTMQSHGAKRTPEEFKEIRKEWKARKKEEENQRKAAEERERAAAQSQGAENNAPPDPNNVTTAQQPPQPAPYPAGVRPQLPPIGYQPADGQVPSQYSNSTGSGLVYPSGNGQMPATYPTNYPHSPYGQGNQVYQQPPPPARE, encoded by the exons ATGGACAGACCTGCCCAAGACTACGCGCAGTCAGGTTTGACCTCCGATCCTCCAAACTTGGCGGAACAGGAATCTGAACAGTCAGCCGCAGACCAgactactgctgctgctgctgccgccgccgccgctgctgTCGCGTCCCCTCAGTACAACACGTCGCAGCCGGAAAACCGAGCACCTGCTCAGTACACAGCACCCGCCGAATCTCGAGCCACCGGCAACATTTCTGCGTCCAATACGCCTCAACCAGAATATACCTTGAATCAGGCAGCTCAGGCTCCGCCTCCACCTCCTCCGGCAGCTACGGCACGGCCACCTGCGCCGTATCCTGACTATCTCGCTCGACAGCCGCAATACCACCACGCGCCTAATACCCAAGCCGGCGGCGCGGCAGGTATGGCTCAAGCAACAAGTCCGTCCATGAACCTGCAAGATGGGCAGCAAAATGACCATCGCAATCCCACGCAAATAAAGTCTGACACGGACGTTCCTATAGATCCCTCGATCGCGGCGGCGAGCCCAACCTACCCTCCTCCCTACTCCCCTTACCAACCTCAAGGCCATGATATGGCTCAGTATCAAGGCCATCCGCCTCCACAGATGTACGCGCGCCCAGAGTGGCCTCACCAATACGGGCAGCACCAGCCTGGCCTTCCTGGACCCTACAGTTCTCCAGCAACCACTGTCGGAACTGCATCGCCAGTAGCGACAGCAGGACCACGCCCAGGACAG GTATACTCATTCGTGCCAATTCCCGGCTCCCAACAACACAAGCGACCGCGCCGACGATATGAGGAAATTGAACGTATGTATAAGTGTGGATGGAACGGATGCGAAAAAGCGTATGGTACTCTTAATCATTTGAATGCCCATGTCACAATGCAGTCTCATGGAGCAAAACGTACTCCCGAAG AGTTCAAAGAAATCCGAAAAGAATGGAAGGCACgcaagaaggaagaagaaaaccagCGCAAAGCTGCAGAGGAGAGGGAGCGGGCAGCTGCTCAGAGCCAAGGAGCCGAGAATAACGCCCCCCCCGACCCAAACAACGTGACCACGGCTCAGCAACCGCCACAGCCAGCGCCATACCCGGCCGGCGTCCGTCCCCAGCTTCCTCCCATCGGATATCAACCTGCGGACGGTCAGGTACCAAGTCAATACAGCAACTCGACTGGCAGTGGGCTTGTTTATCCGTCTGGCAACGGACAGATGCCTGCGACCTATCCTACCAATTATCCCCACTCTCCATATGGCCAAGGAAATCAGGTCTATCAACAGCCCCCACCACCGGCCCGTGAGTAA
- a CDS encoding uncharacterized protein (EggNog:ENOG410PGW5~COG:S): MACANISSKAMLLSRTTPASAVFRRVVSASTIGSVRCKHVYMRKENPFASKEALRRELKWVGNDRVALMNRIEKMLTDDEFEKAVALVMAAEKEGADSIASWNALLSEELKKNGPEMAFKLFNDIKKRGVKPIAQTYTILFRELSKHQSRKAVKIAMSLYNSLKPDSSTPRSIVHTNAMLQVCSNHNDMDTLWEVAGELPSSGPDAPDSITYSIILNAIHKNTKLATQKLHPINDAEIIAKKKIPAIRDGRIIWMEVTDKWRKGLLAVDEGLIFQMANLLIFGGRRRDCFDLLALLEQSMNIKRPDAMLKLVRAAEERTESSNAPGKKGQNSCHPTMEDQGEVQKSGEISSSDLFKPIYSGGVRTKAASRPSSPASAYPLPTNRELTVILRACRHFAGGPAIGRQYWTVLTAPDGLFRIDPDRTSYHEYLRTLRATRSSAASLEIIQNKMIPKGVAFTNTFVISLSTCFRDKLNPNILDIAGALIDIMPTTWAGSHPKPISAYVDLVRETVSPARLYADTRKEGSFPGKSQNQLYKDRLLDAVRHLVPHIKKLQQFIISRQRNGTIGGRMYDDEEEEVREHGASSPAALADESHRTLKRIAGMMKDLLDPSIAPLLSDSELAQLKTQSLKLRRLLNPISHMPSLDENQSNRASSSENPNP; the protein is encoded by the exons ATGGCGTGCGCAAATATATCAAGCAAGGCTATGTTGTTGTCCAGAACGACACCGGCAAGTGCCGTGTTTCGCCGTGTGGTTTCCGCGTCGACAATTGGCAGCGTCCGATGCAAGCATGTTTATATGCGGAAAGAGAACCCGTTTGCGTCCAAAGAAGCTCTTCGGAGAGAGTTGAAGTGGGTGGGAAACGATCGGGTGGCTCTCATGAATCGCATCGAGAAGATGCTTACGGATGACGAGTTTGAGAAAGCGGTGGCCCTGGTCATGGCTGCGGAGAAGGAGGGTGCAGATTCCATTGCGTCGTGGAATGCTCTACTGAGCGaggagttgaagaagaatggGCCAGAGATGGCATTTAAGTTGTTCAATGAT ATCAAAAAGAGAGGAGTGAAACCGATTGCGCAGACATATACCATCCTTTTTCGGGAATTATCAAAACACCAATCCAGGAAGGCGGTGAAGATTGCAATGTCCTTGTACAATTCGCTGAAGCCTGACTCTTCAACACCACGCTCGATCGTCCACACCAATGCGATGCTACAAGTTTGTTCTAACCACAATGATATGGACACCCTATGGGAGGTAGCTGGCGAACTCCCTTCAAGTGGGCCAGATGCACCTGACAGTATAACATACTCCATTATCCTAAATGCCATACACAAAAATACCAAACTAGCGACGCAGAAGTTGCACCCAATTAACGATGCTGAAATTATtgcgaaaaagaaaatcccTGCAATACGTGATGGGCGTATAATTTGGATGGAAGTGACGGACAAATGGCGCAAAGGTCTTTTAGCTGTTGACGAGGGGCTCATATTCCAAATGGCAAATCTGCTTATCTTTGGAGGTCGAAGACGGGATTGTTTTGACCTGCTGGCATTGCTCGAGCAAAGTATGAATATAAAGCGCCCTGACGCCATGTTGAAACTTGTCCGTGCCGCCGAGGAACGTACGGAATCGTCCAATGCTCCAGGAAAGAAAGGACAGAATTCCTGTCATCCTACGATGGAAGATCAGGGTGAAGTGCAGAAGTCTGGGGAGATATCATCCTCCGATCTATTCAAGCCCATATATTCGGGTGGTGTTCGCACGAAAGCTGCTTCACGTCCTAGCAGCCCCGCTTCGGCCTACCCTCTACCAACAAACCGAGAACTCACGGTAATTCTGCGAGCATGCCGGCATTTCGCTGGCGGACCTGCTATCGGCCGACAGTATTGGACCGTTCTTACGGCACCGGATGGGCTATTTAGGATCGACCCAGACCGCACGTCATACCACGAGTATCTACGAACACTCCGTGCCACCCGCTCTAGCGCCGCGTCCCTTGAAATCATCCAGAACAAGATGATACCTAAAGGAGTAGCCTTTACAAATACATTTGTGATTTCGCTCAGCACATGTTTTCGTGACAAGCTTAATCCGAACATTCTCGATATAGCCGGGGCTCTGATAGATATTATGCCTACCACATGGGCCGGCTCACACCCTAAGCCTATCTCTGCTTATGTTGACCTTGTTCGAGAGACTGTTTCCCCTGCACGACTTTACGCGGATACGAGGAAGGAGGGCTCCTTTCCAGGAAAGAGTCAGAATCAGCTGTACAAAGATAGACTTCTAGACGCCGTTAGACACTTGGTCCCTCACATCAAAAAGCTACAACAATTTATCATCAGCCGGCAGCGGAACGGCACAATAGGTGGACGGATGTACGAcgacgaggaggaagaggttAGAGAGCACGGTGCTTCTTCTCCCGCGGCCCTAGCCGATGAATCCCATCGCACACTAAAGCGTATCGCTGGCATGATGAAAGACCTTCTTGATCCGTCGATAGCCCCCCTGTTAAGTGATTCAGAACTTGCTCAGTTGAAAACGCAGTCACTCAAGCTACGCCGCCTTTTGAACCCAATAAGTCACATGCCGTCCTTAGATGAAAATCAGTCCAACCGCGCTTCTTCGTCGGAGAATCCCAATCCTTGA
- a CDS encoding uncharacterized protein (EggNog:ENOG410PSV1) — protein MPDATPEFYTVWKIQEHLTIPDPEETKTRYHTYLFIQKNDTPNNGSNHTPTPPGDVSGWTHEVTGDIATSTGMIYIHKSVTASPEYSGAFYAKHLLGRVRADAYPDNVDGVCRSIKPPGCQKKFNMVTMRYEGVVSDDDGEGGRKWRFYEPGEERKGYFKCTEWVERNVVPKLQRDGILVD, from the coding sequence ATGCCGGATGCCACGCCTGAGTTCTACACCGTTTGGAAAATTCAAGAGCATCTGACTATACCCGATCCAGAGGAAACGAAGACGAGATACCATACATACCTATTTATCCAGAAAAATGACACCCCCAACAATGGCTCCAATCATACTCCTACTCCTCCTGGAGATGTAAGCGGCTGGACCCACGAAGTTACCGGCGATATAGCCACCTCCACAGGGATGATATATATTCACAAATCCGTTACCGCTTCACCCGAGTATTCGGGGGCATTCTACGCCAAGCACCTGCTGGGTCGAGTTCGAGCGGATGCGTATCCGGACAATGTGGATGGTGTATGTCGCTCGATCAAACCGCCCGGGTGTCAGAAGAAATTCAATATGGTGACGATGAGGTATGAAGGGGTTGTTTctgatgatgatggcgaGGGAGGGAGGAAGTGGAGATTTTACGAACCTGGAGAAGAGCGGAAGGGATATTTTAAGTGTACAGAGTGGGTGGAGCGGAACGTTGTACCGAAGTTGCAGCGGGATGGGATCCTTGTTGATTGA